A genomic region of Cryptococcus neoformans var. grubii H99 chromosome 13, complete sequence contains the following coding sequences:
- a CDS encoding high-affinity glucose transporter SNF3, variant, with protein MKSSIIFCFFAAFGGWVFGYDIGYISGCLIMPDFIQHMGEQDPTTGEWILSSQRQSIITSLLSAGTFFGALLQSFTSDRLGRRGSIIFWSTLFSVGIIIQVASFGLAQITVGRFVAGLGVGALSAIVPLYVGEAAPKKLRGALLVLYQVQIASGLFLAYIVDLGTHHLKSSASWRIPVGLQLVWGAFLIVGGLLLPESPRLLLGRGDEKGALKAIARLNDCEVDDALTRDVIKDLEEAIREENEGGKAGWLECFSTRSMMWKRTLNGCMIQFLQQLNGQNFYYYYGPVFFESADVPLSAYSIQAILGGISLATVIPAMWTIEHLGRRKSLLFGAAIQAACALIAGLVGHYYTDVAGVTDSMVKTGGNVLIAFAVIHVSMYSLFWGPTPWVILGETYPLRVRPKAIALAAAVNWLWNFLLSYFSPLIADDIGPLILLIFFGCLIFAFVYVFFMLPETRGITLEEVDELYRSKVPAWKSNSWKPSSHHAALDALEGESRKPVELSAAAQVPGTLDERKPADEHLENAPAAEARTGGKTEAREKSIV; from the exons ATGAAGAGCTCGATCATTTTCTGCTTTTTTGCTGCCT TTGGCGGCTGGGTATTCGGTTACGAT ATTGGATACATCTCAGGATGTCTGATCATG CCTGACTTTATCCAACACATGGGAGAACAAGATCCTACCACAGGGGAATGGATTCTCTCCTCACAACGGCAAAGTATCATCACCTCTTTGCTGTCCGCCGGTACATTTTTTGGCGCTCTCCTACAAA GCTTTACCAGCGACAGACTGGGTAGAAGGGGATCGATCATCTTCTGGTCTACTTTA TTCTCTGTTGGAATCATTATCCAAGTAGCCTCCTTCGGTCTTGCTCAGATCACTGTCGG CCGATTCGTAGCTGGTCTCGGTGTCGGTGCACTCTCAGCTATCGTCCCGCTTTACGTGGGAGAAGCGGCTCCCAAGAAACTGCGAGGTGCTCTTCTCGTATTGTACCAAGTCCAGATCGCATCCGGTCTCTTCTTGGCCTACATCGTCGACCTGGGAAC ACACCACCTCAAGTCCTCAGCTTCATGGCGTATCCCTGTTGGTCTTCAGCTCGTTTGGGGTGCATTCCTTATTGTCGGCGGCCTACTCCTCCCTGAATCACCACGTCTTCTGCTCGGTAGAGGTGATGAAAAAGGCGCCCTCAAGGCTATCGCGAGGTTAAATGACTGCGAAGTGGACGACGCTTTGACGAGGGATGTTatcaaggatttggaagaagccatCAGGGAGGAAAATGAGGGTGGAAAGGCTGGATGGTTAGAGTGTTTCAGCACGAGGAGTATGA TGTGGAAGAGAACTCTGAACGGTTGCATGATACAATTCTTGCAGCAGCTAAACGGACA GAATTTCTACTACTAT TACGGCCCTGTATTCTTTGAGAGTGCTGACGTCCCTCTTTCCGCGTACT CTATCCAAGCCATTCTCGGCGGTATCTCCCTCGCCACAGTCATCCCCGCCATGTGGACCATTGAGCACCTCGGACGACGTAAATCGCTTCTTTTCGGCGCCGCTATTCAAGCTGCCTGTGCCCTCATCGCAGGCTTGGTTGGTCATTACTACACCGATGTGGCGGGTGTCACCGATTCCATGGTCAAGACGGGTGGTAACGTCTTGATTGCGTTTGCTGTCATTCATGTTTCCATGTACAGTCTGTTCTGGGGACCTACACCTT GGGTCATCCTGGGCGAAACTTACCCCCTCCGTGTTCGACCAAAGGCAATTGCTCTTGCTG CTGCTGTCAACTGGCTTTGGaatttcctcctctcttaCTTCTCGCCTTTGATTGCTGATGACATTGGCCCTCT TATtctcttgatcttctttgGATGTCTTATCTTCGCCTTCGTTTACGTCTTTTTCATGCTTCCAGAA ACTCGAGGT ATTACCCTCGAAGAAGTCGATGAGCTCTACCGATCCAAAGTACCCGCATGGAAGTCTAATAGCTGGAAACCTTCATCCCATCACGCGGCTCTCGACGCtcttgaaggagaaagtcGAAAACCAGTTGAGTTGTCTGCTGCCGCTCAGGTTCCTGGCACGCTTGATGAGAGGAAGCCTGCGGATGAACACTTGGAAAATGCGCCTGCGGCTGAGGCTAGGACTGGGGGAAAAACGGAAGCCAGGGAAAAGAGTATTGTGTAA
- a CDS encoding high-affinity glucose transporter SNF3 gives MKSSIIFCFFAAFGGWVFGYDIGYISGCLIMPDFIQHMGEQDPTTGEWILSSQRQSIITSLLSAGTFFGALLQSFTSDRLGRRGSIIFWSTLFSVGIIIQVASFGLAQITVGRFVAGLGVGALSAIVPLYVGEAAPKKLRGALLVLYQVQIASGLFLAYIVDLGTHHLKSSASWRIPVGLQLVWGAFLIVGGLLLPESPRLLLGRGDEKGALKAIARLNDCEVDDALTRDVIKDLEEAIREENEGGKAGWLECFSTRSMMWKRTLNGCMIQFLQQLNGQNFYYYYGPVFFESADVPLSAYSIQAILGGISLATVIPAMWTIEHLGRRKSLLFGAAIQAACALIAGLVGHYYTDVAGVTDSMVKTGGNVLIAFAVIHVSMYSLFWGPTPWVILGETYPLRVRPKAIALAAAVNWLWNFLLSYFSPLIADDIGPLILLIFFGCLIFAFVYVFFMLPETRGVRYKLLSLPTKKNAPSPTNLTYVPCRLPSKKSMSSTDPKYPHGSLIAGNLHPITRLSTLLKEKVENQLSCLLPLRFLARLMRGSLRMNTWKMRLRLRLGLGEKRKPGKRVLCKSTWRV, from the exons ATGAAGAGCTCGATCATTTTCTGCTTTTTTGCTGCCT TTGGCGGCTGGGTATTCGGTTACGAT ATTGGATACATCTCAGGATGTCTGATCATG CCTGACTTTATCCAACACATGGGAGAACAAGATCCTACCACAGGGGAATGGATTCTCTCCTCACAACGGCAAAGTATCATCACCTCTTTGCTGTCCGCCGGTACATTTTTTGGCGCTCTCCTACAAA GCTTTACCAGCGACAGACTGGGTAGAAGGGGATCGATCATCTTCTGGTCTACTTTA TTCTCTGTTGGAATCATTATCCAAGTAGCCTCCTTCGGTCTTGCTCAGATCACTGTCGG CCGATTCGTAGCTGGTCTCGGTGTCGGTGCACTCTCAGCTATCGTCCCGCTTTACGTGGGAGAAGCGGCTCCCAAGAAACTGCGAGGTGCTCTTCTCGTATTGTACCAAGTCCAGATCGCATCCGGTCTCTTCTTGGCCTACATCGTCGACCTGGGAAC ACACCACCTCAAGTCCTCAGCTTCATGGCGTATCCCTGTTGGTCTTCAGCTCGTTTGGGGTGCATTCCTTATTGTCGGCGGCCTACTCCTCCCTGAATCACCACGTCTTCTGCTCGGTAGAGGTGATGAAAAAGGCGCCCTCAAGGCTATCGCGAGGTTAAATGACTGCGAAGTGGACGACGCTTTGACGAGGGATGTTatcaaggatttggaagaagccatCAGGGAGGAAAATGAGGGTGGAAAGGCTGGATGGTTAGAGTGTTTCAGCACGAGGAGTATGA TGTGGAAGAGAACTCTGAACGGTTGCATGATACAATTCTTGCAGCAGCTAAACGGACA GAATTTCTACTACTAT TACGGCCCTGTATTCTTTGAGAGTGCTGACGTCCCTCTTTCCGCGTACT CTATCCAAGCCATTCTCGGCGGTATCTCCCTCGCCACAGTCATCCCCGCCATGTGGACCATTGAGCACCTCGGACGACGTAAATCGCTTCTTTTCGGCGCCGCTATTCAAGCTGCCTGTGCCCTCATCGCAGGCTTGGTTGGTCATTACTACACCGATGTGGCGGGTGTCACCGATTCCATGGTCAAGACGGGTGGTAACGTCTTGATTGCGTTTGCTGTCATTCATGTTTCCATGTACAGTCTGTTCTGGGGACCTACACCTT GGGTCATCCTGGGCGAAACTTACCCCCTCCGTGTTCGACCAAAGGCAATTGCTCTTGCTG CTGCTGTCAACTGGCTTTGGaatttcctcctctcttaCTTCTCGCCTTTGATTGCTGATGACATTGGCCCTCT TATtctcttgatcttctttgGATGTCTTATCTTCGCCTTCGTTTACGTCTTTTTCATGCTTCCAGAA ACTCGAGGTGTACGTTATAAACTTCTATCGCTCcccaccaaaaaaaatgcCCCCTCCCCCACTAACTTAACTTATGTTCCTTGCAGATTACCCTCGAAGAAGTCGATGAGCTCTACCGATCCAAAGTACCCGCATGGAAGTCTAATAGCTGGAAACCTTCATCCCATCACGCGGCTCTCGACGCtcttgaaggagaaagtcGAAAACCAGTTGAGTTGTCTGCTGCCGCTCAGGTTCCTGGCACGCTTGATGAGAGGAAGCCTGCGGATGAACACTTGGAAAATGCGCCTGCGGCTGAGGCTAGGACTGGGGGAAAAACGGAAGCCAGGGAAAAGAGTATTGTGTAAATCTACCTGGCGCGTTTAG
- a CDS encoding deacetylase: protein MKFITTLFAVLAILSSVSASPTMKKRATVETIDNCSQQGTVALTFDDGPYDYEAQVASALDGGKGTFFLNGANYVCIYDKADSIRALYDAGHTLGSHTWSHADLTQLDESGINDELSKVEDAFVKILGVKPRYFRPPYGNINDNVLKVLGERGYTKVFLWSDDTGDANGESVSYSEGVLDGVIQDYPNPHLVLDHSTIETTSSQVLPYAVPKLKSAGYQLVTVGECLGTDESPYEWVDCPGERDSSWQC, encoded by the exons ATGAAATTCATCACTACCCTCTTTGCCGTTCTTGCCATTCTCTCAAGTGTCTCTGCTTCTCCTACCATGAAGAAACGTGCGACTGTCGAA ACCATCGACAACTGTAGTCAGCAGGGCACTGTCGCTCTGACCTTTGACG ACGGGCCTTACGATTATGAAGCCCAAGTTGCCTCTGCCCTTGATGGGGGTAAGGGcactttcttcctcaac GGTGCGAACTATGTCTGCATCTACGACAAGGCCGATTCAATCAGGGCTTTGTATGATGCTGGGCACACTCTTGGTTCTCACACTTGGTCTCACGCCGACCTTACCCAATTAGATGAGTCAGGGATCAACGACG AACTCTCCAAGGTCGAAGATGCATTTGTCAAGATCCTTGGTGTCAAGCCTCGATACTTCCGACCTCCTTACGGTAACATCAACGACAACGTCTTGAAAGTCCTCGGTGAAAGGGGTTACACGA AGGTGTTCTTGTGGTCTGATGACACTGGAGACGCCAACGGCGAGTCCGTCAGTTACTCCGAGGGGGTATTGGACGGGGTCATCC AGGATTATCCCAACCCTCACCTTGTCCTCGATCACTCTACCATCGAGACGACCTCCTCCCAGGTTCTCCCTTACGCTGTACCCAAGCTCAAGAGCGCTGGCTACCAGCTCGTCACTGTCGGTGAATGTCTGGGCACCGACGAATCTCCTTACGAATGGGTTGATTGCCCTGGAGAGAGGGATAGCTCTTGGCAATGCTAA